The following are encoded together in the Pseudoalteromonas piscicida genome:
- the rplD gene encoding 50S ribosomal protein L4: MELAIKGAGALEVSEATFGREFNEALVHQVVVAYAAGARQGTKAQLTRSEVRGGGKKPFRQKGTGRARAGTIRSPIWRSGGVSFAAKPQDHSQKVNRKMYRGAIKSILSELVRQDRLVVVENFGLEAPKTKELVAKLKELELKDVLIVTEEVDENLFLSARNLYKVDTRDVAGIDPVSLIAFDKVLITAAAVKQLEEALA, from the coding sequence ATGGAATTAGCAATTAAAGGCGCTGGCGCGCTTGAAGTTTCCGAAGCTACTTTTGGGCGTGAGTTTAACGAAGCATTAGTACACCAAGTAGTTGTTGCTTATGCAGCAGGTGCTCGTCAAGGTACTAAAGCTCAACTGACACGTTCTGAAGTACGCGGTGGTGGTAAGAAACCATTCCGCCAAAAAGGTACTGGCCGTGCACGTGCCGGTACAATCCGCAGCCCAATCTGGCGCAGCGGTGGTGTGAGCTTTGCAGCTAAGCCGCAAGATCACAGCCAAAAAGTTAACCGTAAAATGTATCGCGGTGCGATCAAGAGCATTCTTTCTGAGCTTGTTCGTCAAGATCGTCTAGTAGTTGTTGAAAACTTTGGTCTAGAAGCACCAAAGACTAAAGAACTAGTAGCTAAGCTTAAAGAACTTGAGCTTAAAGACGTACTAATCGTGACTGAAGAAGTAGATGAGAATCTATTCCTTTCTGCACGTAACCTGTACAAGGTTGACACGCGTGACGTAGCTGGCATCGACCCAGTAAGCCTAATCGCTTTCGATAAGGTTCTGATTACTGCTGCTGCTGTTAAGCAACTTGAGGAGGCGCTAGCATGA
- the rplV gene encoding 50S ribosomal protein L22, translating into MEALAKHKFASGSAQKARLVADQIRGLPVDRALEILAYSPKKAAVLVKKVLESAIANAEHNEGADIDELKVAKVFVDEGPTMKRIMPRAKGRADRILKRTSHITVVVSDS; encoded by the coding sequence ATGGAAGCATTAGCTAAACACAAATTCGCCTCTGGTTCGGCGCAGAAAGCACGTCTAGTTGCAGATCAAATCCGTGGACTTCCGGTTGATCGCGCGCTAGAAATCCTGGCGTACAGCCCAAAGAAAGCGGCTGTATTAGTAAAGAAAGTACTTGAGTCTGCTATCGCGAACGCGGAGCACAACGAAGGTGCTGACATTGATGAGCTTAAAGTGGCTAAAGTATTTGTAGACGAAGGTCCTACAATGAAACGTATTATGCCACGTGCTAAAGGACGCGCAGACCGCATCCTTAAGCGTACAAGCCACATCACTGTTGTGGTTTCGGATAGCTAG
- the rplC gene encoding 50S ribosomal protein L3 translates to MALGLVGRKVGMTRIFTEDGVSIPVTVIEATPNRVTQIKSDATDGYNALQVTAGEKKASRVNKPAAGHFAKAGVEAGRGLWEFRLNGGEGEFEVGSELTVELFTEVKKVDVTGTSKGKGFQGGVKRWNFSMQDATHGNSLSHRAPGSIGQNQSPGKVFKGKKMAGQMGNVRSTTQNLELVRVDAERNLLLVKGAVPGAIGGDVIVKPAVKA, encoded by the coding sequence ATGGCATTAGGTCTAGTCGGTCGTAAAGTGGGTATGACACGTATCTTCACTGAAGATGGTGTATCTATCCCTGTGACAGTTATCGAAGCGACTCCTAACCGTGTTACGCAGATCAAATCTGACGCAACTGACGGTTATAACGCGCTTCAAGTTACTGCAGGCGAGAAAAAAGCAAGCCGTGTAAACAAACCAGCAGCGGGTCACTTCGCTAAAGCTGGCGTTGAAGCGGGTCGCGGCCTGTGGGAATTCCGTCTTAACGGCGGTGAAGGTGAATTTGAAGTAGGTTCAGAGCTAACTGTTGAACTTTTCACTGAAGTGAAAAAAGTAGACGTTACTGGTACTTCAAAAGGTAAAGGTTTCCAAGGTGGTGTTAAGCGCTGGAACTTCAGCATGCAAGACGCAACTCACGGTAACTCTCTATCTCACCGTGCTCCTGGTTCAATCGGTCAAAACCAGTCTCCTGGTAAAGTTTTCAAAGGTAAGAAAATGGCCGGTCAAATGGGTAATGTTCGTTCAACGACACAGAACCTTGAACTAGTACGTGTTGACGCAGAGCGTAACTTGCTTTTAGTTAAAGGTGCAGTACCTGGCGCTATCGGCGGTGACGTTATCGTTAAACCAGCTGTTAAAGCATAA
- the rplW gene encoding 50S ribosomal protein L23 codes for MIREERLLKVILAPHISEKSTVSAEENNTIVFKVAKDATKAEVKAAVEKLFEVEVTGVRTLNVKGKTKRTGMRFGRRSDWKKAYVTLKEGSELDFVGGAE; via the coding sequence ATGATCCGTGAAGAACGTCTTTTAAAAGTAATCCTTGCTCCACACATCTCTGAGAAGAGCACTGTATCTGCTGAAGAAAACAACACTATCGTTTTCAAAGTAGCTAAAGATGCAACTAAAGCTGAAGTTAAAGCAGCTGTAGAAAAGCTTTTCGAAGTAGAAGTAACTGGTGTTCGCACTCTAAATGTTAAGGGTAAGACAAAGCGTACTGGTATGCGTTTTGGCCGTCGTAGCGATTGGAAAAAAGCATACGTTACTCTTAAAGAAGGTAGCGAGCTAGACTTTGTCGGCGGCGCCGAGTAA
- the rplB gene encoding 50S ribosomal protein L2: MALQKCKPTSAGRRHVVKVVNPDLHKGKPYAPLLEKNSKSGGRNNNGRITVRHIGGGHKQHYRVIDFTRTKDGIPAKVERLEYDPNRSANIALVLYADGERRYIIAPKGLKAGDAIQSGVDAPIKVGNTLPMRNIPVGSTVHNVELKPGKGAQIARSAGAYVQILAREGQYVTLRLRSGEVRKVESDCRATLGEVGNAEHMLRSLGKAGANRWRGIRPTVRGVAMNPIDHPHGGGEGRTSGGRHPVSPWGVPTKGYKTRKNKRTDKFIVRRRTK, encoded by the coding sequence ATGGCACTTCAAAAGTGTAAACCAACTTCTGCGGGTCGTCGTCACGTCGTTAAAGTGGTTAACCCTGATCTACACAAGGGTAAGCCTTACGCTCCGCTATTAGAGAAAAACTCTAAATCAGGTGGTCGTAACAACAACGGTCGTATCACGGTTCGTCACATCGGTGGTGGTCATAAGCAACACTACCGTGTAATCGACTTTACACGCACAAAAGATGGCATTCCAGCTAAAGTTGAGCGTCTAGAGTACGATCCAAACCGTAGCGCAAACATCGCTCTTGTATTATATGCAGACGGTGAGCGTCGTTACATTATTGCACCTAAGGGTCTTAAAGCAGGTGATGCAATCCAATCTGGTGTTGATGCACCAATCAAGGTTGGTAACACACTACCTATGCGTAATATCCCTGTAGGTTCTACTGTACACAACGTTGAACTTAAACCTGGCAAGGGTGCACAAATTGCACGTTCTGCTGGTGCTTACGTACAGATCCTTGCTCGTGAAGGTCAATACGTAACACTACGTCTTCGCTCTGGCGAAGTTCGTAAGGTTGAGTCTGATTGTCGTGCGACTCTTGGCGAAGTAGGTAACGCAGAACACATGCTACGTTCACTAGGTAAAGCTGGTGCAAATCGTTGGCGTGGTATCCGTCCTACAGTTCGTGGTGTTGCCATGAACCCGATTGACCACCCACACGGTGGTGGTGAAGGTCGTACTTCTGGTGGTCGTCACCCTGTATCTCCATGGGGCGTACCTACTAAAGGTTACAAGACTCGTAAGAACAAGCGTACTGATAAGTTTATCGTACGTCGTCGTACTAAATAA
- the plsB gene encoding glycerol-3-phosphate 1-O-acyltransferase PlsB: MQIFSYLLTTIARCSNWLFVKSKVLPEHPIEDYELDPSIPTFYVARLDSVSDMVALDVMCKKLGLPRPSQKQQIANKELNRFVGIQTPPSVFGNIHKPSDALEHSKAIFEALKDDDNTDAQVIPVTILWGRNPGKEKPGVGTLLSNSLTPSWLRKCFVVLFSGRDNFVRFSRPIELNQLLNDKADVEELPHKLLRVARVHFRRQKLAATGPKLPSREQLFNSILASQSIKKAIADEAKAKGLSQEEARLQALRLLDEIAANYSDAMVRVADRALTWLWNKLYNGIEVNNSDKVQALADKGHEIIYVPCHRSHMDYLLLTYVIYHQGLVPPHIAAGVNLNFFPAGPIFRRSGAFFIRRSFSGNKLYSAVFKEYLSQLFIKGYAVKFYTEGGRSRTGRLLPPKTGMLAMTLQSMLRGIDRPISLVPVYLGYEHVMEINTYLKELAGNSKKNESIFGIFKAIKNLKNYGRGYLNFGDPISVNQFLNEHQPDWRGSIHPTETQKPAWLNKQVADLADVIMTEINNSAALNSVNLLATILLSNEQYALPKSQLLQQLDLYLGLHRNAPYHDNATVPDSSSEGLLDHALKLDKFDIIEDSFGSIISVKEKERALLNYYRNNILHLFAVPSLIAQQLFNRYSLTVDECRKEVALLYPLFAKEWFLTDLKTGYIESIFEYFAAKDLITFDGHLASVNKDGSALAQLEMLGKVIHLTLERYAITINLVKRHQGLSRSELEKESALLADRLGTLHGIKSPEFFDKKVLSAFVTSLKEQGFIEQDEAAGIRGTESLHTLELYLKALLPARIHQSIQHIV; encoded by the coding sequence ATGCAGATTTTTTCTTATTTGCTTACAACCATCGCCCGCTGTAGCAACTGGCTTTTTGTTAAAAGTAAAGTATTGCCAGAGCATCCCATTGAGGATTACGAGCTAGATCCCAGCATTCCTACATTTTATGTAGCGAGACTCGACTCGGTATCAGACATGGTCGCGCTAGACGTTATGTGTAAAAAGCTTGGTTTACCAAGACCGTCTCAAAAACAGCAAATTGCTAATAAAGAGCTCAATCGTTTTGTTGGGATCCAGACTCCACCTAGTGTCTTTGGTAATATTCATAAACCGAGTGATGCGCTAGAACATAGTAAAGCGATTTTTGAAGCCTTAAAAGATGACGACAATACCGACGCGCAAGTTATTCCGGTCACCATATTATGGGGCCGTAATCCAGGTAAAGAAAAGCCTGGCGTGGGAACCTTATTATCCAACTCATTAACACCGAGCTGGCTACGCAAATGCTTTGTGGTCTTGTTTTCAGGCCGGGATAACTTCGTTCGATTTTCCCGCCCGATTGAACTTAATCAATTGCTAAACGATAAAGCAGACGTTGAGGAACTGCCACATAAGCTGCTGCGCGTTGCACGCGTGCATTTCCGCCGTCAAAAGTTAGCTGCCACCGGTCCAAAACTGCCATCGCGTGAACAGCTATTCAATTCTATCTTAGCGTCACAAAGTATTAAAAAGGCCATTGCTGACGAAGCAAAGGCAAAAGGTCTAAGTCAGGAAGAAGCAAGGTTGCAAGCACTTAGGTTATTAGACGAAATAGCCGCGAACTATTCAGACGCGATGGTGCGCGTAGCTGACAGGGCACTCACTTGGCTGTGGAACAAGCTTTATAATGGTATCGAAGTTAATAACTCAGACAAAGTACAAGCACTCGCGGACAAAGGGCATGAGATCATTTACGTACCCTGTCACCGTAGCCATATGGATTACTTGCTACTTACTTATGTGATTTACCATCAGGGTTTAGTACCACCGCATATCGCAGCTGGCGTTAATCTCAACTTTTTCCCTGCGGGCCCGATTTTCCGTCGTAGTGGCGCCTTCTTTATTCGCCGCTCTTTTTCGGGTAACAAACTCTATTCCGCGGTATTCAAGGAATATTTAAGTCAGTTATTTATCAAAGGGTATGCCGTTAAGTTTTATACCGAAGGCGGCCGCAGTCGTACCGGTCGACTACTACCACCAAAAACGGGTATGTTGGCAATGACACTGCAATCTATGTTGCGTGGTATTGATAGACCTATATCATTAGTGCCCGTTTATCTCGGCTACGAACATGTTATGGAGATCAACACTTACCTCAAAGAGCTGGCTGGCAACAGTAAGAAAAATGAGTCTATCTTTGGTATTTTTAAGGCGATTAAGAATCTTAAAAACTATGGTAGAGGGTATTTAAATTTCGGCGATCCGATATCAGTCAACCAATTTTTAAATGAGCATCAGCCAGATTGGCGTGGTTCTATCCACCCCACCGAAACTCAGAAGCCTGCTTGGCTGAACAAGCAAGTTGCCGACCTCGCTGACGTCATCATGACTGAGATAAATAACTCAGCAGCACTGAACTCAGTTAATTTGCTTGCGACAATTTTGCTTAGCAACGAGCAGTATGCATTGCCTAAATCACAACTGCTACAGCAGCTTGATTTGTATCTTGGACTACACAGAAATGCACCTTACCACGACAATGCGACGGTGCCAGATTCGAGCTCTGAGGGCTTACTCGATCATGCGCTTAAGCTCGATAAGTTCGATATTATTGAAGACAGTTTCGGCAGCATCATTAGTGTTAAGGAAAAAGAACGCGCTCTGCTTAATTATTACCGTAACAATATTCTGCACCTGTTTGCCGTACCAAGCTTAATCGCTCAGCAGCTCTTCAACCGCTACAGCTTGACCGTTGATGAGTGCCGCAAAGAGGTAGCGCTTTTGTATCCCTTGTTTGCAAAAGAGTGGTTCTTAACAGACCTTAAGACAGGATATATAGAGTCTATTTTTGAATACTTTGCGGCTAAGGATCTGATCACCTTTGATGGTCACCTAGCCTCGGTTAACAAAGATGGTAGCGCGTTGGCACAATTAGAAATGCTAGGTAAAGTGATCCACTTAACGCTTGAGCGCTATGCAATCACGATTAACCTCGTTAAGCGTCATCAAGGATTAAGTCGTAGCGAGCTTGAAAAAGAAAGTGCACTTCTTGCCGACCGACTAGGAACTTTACACGGTATCAAAAGCCCAGAGTTTTTTGACAAAAAAGTGCTTAGTGCGTTTGTCACTAGCCTAAAAGAGCAAGGCTTCATAGAACAAGATGAAGCCGCAGGTATTCGCGGTACAGAATCACTACATACTTTAGAGCTGTACTTAAAAGCCCTGCTACCTGCACGAATACATCAGTCTATTCAGCATATCGTTTAA
- the rpsJ gene encoding 30S ribosomal protein S10, translating into MSNQRIRIRLKAFDHRLIDQSTAEIVETAKRTGAQVRGPIPLPTRKERFTVLISPHVNKDARDQYEIRTHKRLIDIVEPTDKTVDALMRLDLAAGVDVQISLG; encoded by the coding sequence ATGTCAAATCAACGCATTCGTATTCGCCTAAAAGCTTTTGACCACCGTTTGATTGACCAATCAACGGCGGAAATCGTGGAAACAGCGAAGCGCACTGGTGCTCAGGTTCGTGGTCCAATCCCACTACCTACGCGCAAAGAACGTTTCACAGTATTGATCTCTCCGCACGTAAACAAAGACGCGCGTGATCAGTATGAAATCCGCACCCACAAACGTCTGATCGACATCGTAGAACCAACTGACAAGACTGTAGACGCACTAATGCGCCTAGACCTTGCTGCTGGTGTTGATGTTCAAATCAGCCTGGGTTAA
- the rpsS gene encoding 30S ribosomal protein S19 translates to MPRSLKKGPFIDLHLLKKVEKALESGDKKPIKTWSRRSMIIPNMIGLTIAVHNGRQHVPVFITDEMIGHKLGEFAPTRTYRGHAADKKAKKR, encoded by the coding sequence ATGCCACGTTCTCTCAAGAAAGGTCCATTTATTGACCTACACTTGCTGAAGAAGGTAGAGAAAGCGTTGGAAAGCGGTGACAAGAAGCCAATTAAAACTTGGAGCCGTCGTTCAATGATCATACCTAACATGATCGGATTGACCATCGCTGTCCATAATGGTCGTCAGCACGTTCCTGTGTTCATCACAGACGAAATGATCGGTCACAAACTGGGTGAATTTGCACCTACACGTACTTACCGCGGTCATGCTGCGGATAAGAAAGCTAAGAAGCGTTAA